A genomic window from Caldicellulosiruptor kronotskyensis 2002 includes:
- a CDS encoding ABC transporter ATP-binding protein, which translates to MVVLEVKNLSKRISGKQILADVNFSVQKGEILALVGPNGAGKTTTLKCIINAASRDTGEVLIFGKPFEPSLKKNIAFVSEHRKVFSRLTLGDYYKMYQALYPNWDDLFFKNFLSSYGFSTSQELSKFSMGQRTLILVILALATNAELVLLDEPTQNLDPTVRFELIQLIKQYVQEKNIAVIVSSHEIFELEEYATNIAIIKNGTILYCDSIDDAKQKHRIVSSMANLKDAEVIGLLDGEVLVRTEKDMGEYPRLNQIIIGYLRGKEGMQEIKSGYYQITDLNSV; encoded by the coding sequence ATGGTAGTATTAGAAGTCAAAAATTTGAGCAAAAGAATAAGCGGGAAACAGATTTTAGCCGACGTGAATTTTTCAGTTCAAAAAGGTGAGATATTGGCTCTTGTTGGACCAAATGGGGCTGGTAAAACGACAACTCTAAAGTGTATAATAAATGCAGCTTCCAGAGATACCGGAGAAGTTTTGATTTTTGGCAAGCCTTTTGAGCCTTCTTTAAAGAAGAACATAGCATTTGTTTCTGAGCACAGAAAAGTTTTTTCAAGGTTGACATTAGGTGATTACTATAAGATGTATCAAGCCTTGTATCCAAATTGGGATGATTTATTTTTCAAAAATTTTCTTTCAAGCTATGGGTTTAGTACAAGTCAAGAACTTTCTAAATTTTCAATGGGACAAAGAACACTTATCCTTGTTATCTTAGCATTGGCAACAAATGCAGAGCTGGTGCTTTTAGATGAACCAACTCAAAACCTTGACCCAACTGTAAGATTTGAGTTGATACAACTTATAAAACAATATGTTCAAGAGAAAAATATAGCAGTTATTGTGTCTTCACACGAGATTTTTGAACTTGAAGAGTATGCAACAAATATTGCGATAATCAAAAATGGCACAATTTTATACTGCGATTCAATTGATGATGCTAAACAAAAACACAGAATAGTCTCTTCAATGGCAAACTTGAAGGATGCAGAAGTTATAGGTTTGCTTGACGGTGAGGTTTTAGTAAGAACTGAGAAGGATATGGGAGAATATCCCCGATTAAATCAAATTATAATTGGCTATTTAAGAGGAAAAGAAGGTATGCAGGAAATTAAAAGTGGTTACTACCAGATAACAGATTTAAATTCCGTATAA
- a CDS encoding alpha/beta hydrolase, which yields MNLIAKTQKNKNKIIAAILFIILISFSICLLITTVLYSQAFKRCTSKDDKVYSLVKKYPNLVYKRVQFKSNAGQMLRGYIYYKKNNIEAKKGLIVVSHGFGGTHINYLDEINYFTNKGYYVLGFDNTGCGESEGDSMIGLPQAVVDLDYALRFIEKNNEFKNMPILLFGHSWGGYAVCAVLSYSHKIAGVVSCAGFNSPDEIIKTTAMDSYGRWGKVILPYLSLLEKIKFGKLANVSAIDGIKKSSVPVLVIHSKDDDTVKLENSIFEACKHLNKTNVSLKLFDNKGHDIFLSDNALKYIRQKRNEFKELTSKYGSYKKIPKKILKDFQASINRKLMSEIDQDMMEQIVEFFDNAIELQKNRSM from the coding sequence ATGAATTTAATAGCAAAGACTCAAAAAAATAAAAACAAGATTATAGCTGCAATACTTTTTATTATCTTAATAAGTTTTTCAATTTGTTTACTAATTACCACTGTTTTATATAGTCAAGCTTTTAAGAGATGTACCTCCAAAGATGATAAAGTGTATTCTCTTGTGAAAAAGTATCCTAATTTAGTTTACAAAAGAGTACAATTCAAATCAAATGCAGGACAAATGTTAAGAGGTTATATTTATTATAAGAAAAATAATATCGAAGCTAAAAAAGGTTTAATTGTTGTATCACACGGATTTGGCGGAACCCATATCAATTATTTAGATGAAATAAATTATTTTACGAACAAAGGATATTACGTTCTTGGATTTGATAATACTGGATGTGGTGAAAGTGAAGGGGATTCAATGATTGGGCTTCCACAGGCTGTTGTTGATCTTGATTATGCGTTACGTTTTATTGAAAAGAATAATGAATTTAAAAACATGCCCATATTGCTTTTTGGACATAGTTGGGGTGGTTATGCTGTTTGTGCTGTTTTATCCTATTCTCATAAAATTGCAGGTGTGGTTTCGTGTGCTGGTTTCAATTCCCCGGATGAAATAATAAAAACAACTGCAATGGACTCTTATGGAAGATGGGGGAAAGTTATTTTGCCTTATTTAAGTTTGCTTGAAAAAATAAAGTTTGGCAAATTAGCAAACGTATCTGCAATAGATGGGATAAAGAAAAGTTCAGTACCTGTGTTGGTCATACATAGTAAGGATGATGATACAGTGAAATTGGAAAATAGTATTTTTGAGGCGTGCAAACATTTAAATAAAACTAATGTTAGTTTAAAACTATTTGATAATAAAGGACATGATATTTTTTTATCAGACAATGCCTTGAAATATATTCGACAAAAAAGAAATGAATTTAAAGAGTTAACAAGTAAGTATGGCAGCTACAAAAAAATTCCTAAAAAAATACTTAAGGACTTTCAAGCTAGTATAAACCGCAAATTAATGTCTGAGATTGATCAAGACATGATGGAGCAAATAGTTGAGTTTTTTGATAATGCAATAGAATTACAAAAAAATAGAAGTATGTAG
- a CDS encoding GntR family transcriptional regulator — translation MLRKVDKHSGVPAYVQIVNMIKSEIILGNLQQGLQLPTVRELQAIFDVNINTVLKALEKLKAEGFIEAEQGIGYFVKKDIDVDKKIIEIIKECVRELKSHQIDFYTAMILFEEVWKNEEV, via the coding sequence ATGCTGAGAAAAGTTGATAAACACAGCGGTGTGCCTGCATACGTGCAGATTGTCAACATGATTAAATCAGAGATAATACTTGGAAATCTTCAGCAAGGTTTACAGCTTCCAACTGTGAGAGAACTTCAGGCAATTTTTGATGTGAATATAAACACTGTCTTAAAAGCACTGGAAAAACTAAAAGCTGAAGGTTTTATTGAAGCAGAGCAAGGGATAGGGTATTTTGTGAAGAAGGATATTGATGTTGATAAAAAGATAATTGAGATAATAAAAGAGTGTGTTAGGGAACTTAAAAGTCATCAAATAGATTTTTACACAGCCATGATTTTATTTGAGGAGGTGTGGAAAAATGAGGAGGTTTGA
- a CDS encoding tripartite tricarboxylate transporter TctB family protein — protein MHFNQNVLGLIGLLVVIFFIVLGLFYLISKNSSNIFQIKKFHTSQTMRLVLSLLSILFAWIFPWTALKVLFVLSCILFLFSIFPIKKTSLGMVIAIILVILVVVGSIISQLHYYSSDKQDFKFSRLSKSISQIISDVITSSDFIEVYHSITYSADQDMSIKNFDEIVISCSGGIDLELIDDEDTIYFPSVLKTKVSGKTLKVFDRNTEFDTTYEVKLGTKSLRNVKISCRGLKTRGDGKFKNLTVNSTGSFIQGQIEATDDISLDCAGLELRADFKGKHLKVNSSGANINSQLIFDKIEIDSTGLNIRAKARFEEFDINATGLNGSINILNSENEKGILNIEATGGIVKINNLYSAPVTTKTSGYVKLIRE, from the coding sequence ATGCATTTTAATCAAAATGTTTTAGGACTTATTGGTTTGCTGGTGGTCATTTTTTTCATTGTACTTGGGCTTTTCTATCTTATATCCAAAAATAGCTCTAACATATTTCAGATTAAAAAATTTCACACCAGCCAAACAATGAGACTTGTTTTATCACTGTTGTCAATTTTATTTGCATGGATTTTTCCGTGGACTGCATTAAAGGTTTTGTTTGTATTGAGCTGCATTTTGTTTTTATTTAGTATTTTTCCAATAAAGAAAACTTCTTTGGGAATGGTTATTGCTATAATCTTAGTCATATTGGTTGTTGTTGGTTCAATTATATCTCAACTTCACTACTACTCTTCTGATAAGCAAGATTTTAAGTTTTCTAGGTTATCAAAAAGTATTTCACAAATAATTTCTGATGTGATTACCAGCAGCGACTTTATTGAGGTTTATCATTCAATTACTTATTCTGCAGACCAGGATATGTCAATTAAGAATTTTGATGAAATTGTAATTAGCTGTTCAGGCGGAATAGATTTAGAACTCATTGATGATGAAGATACCATCTATTTTCCTTCAGTGCTCAAAACAAAAGTTTCAGGAAAAACTTTGAAAGTCTTTGACAGAAATACAGAATTTGATACAACATATGAAGTAAAACTTGGTACAAAATCTTTGAGAAATGTAAAAATTTCCTGTAGAGGGCTAAAAACAAGAGGTGATGGGAAGTTCAAAAATCTAACAGTAAATTCAACTGGCAGCTTTATTCAAGGGCAGATTGAAGCAACAGATGATATTTCTTTAGACTGTGCAGGGCTTGAGCTGAGAGCTGATTTTAAGGGGAAGCATTTGAAGGTTAATTCTTCTGGGGCAAATATAAATTCACAGTTGATATTTGATAAAATTGAGATTGATTCAACAGGATTGAATATCAGGGCAAAAGCAAGGTTTGAGGAGTTTGATATTAATGCAACAGGATTGAATGGATCAATTAATATTTTAAATAGCGAAAATGAAAAGGGCATTTTGAACATTGAAGCAACAGGTGGTATTGTAAAAATCAATAACCTTTATAGTGCACCTGTTACAACTAAAACTTCAGGTTATGTAAAACTTATAAGAGAGTGA
- a CDS encoding RCC1 domain-containing protein, whose protein sequence is MRKIKYAVLLFLIFSFLSMTLSNANSKNKENSKELQGENFKVISSGAGSLHTLAIKDDGTVWAWGYNGFGQLGNGTYKDSCIPVRVKGLKDVVAVSAGTFHSLALKKDGSVWIWGHTNYGQRKSDVYRDFTTPVKVKELKNIVAIAAGWDFSLAVGSDGSVWAWGINNHGELGIGSLKPSAVPVKVKGLKDVVAVSAGLYHSLALKRDGTVWSWGYNEDGELGNRPTEDYTVSVPVRVKGLSDVIAISAGGFHSIALNKDGAVWIWGGGIIEKNGKIDNSYIPVRIRWLNKVVAIAAGYRHSIALKDDGTVWVWGHNSYGVLGSNVGEHSFLPVQVKGLKNVVAVAAGRLHSVALTKNGTIWAWGNNAFGQLGRENNSFSLNLPYKVKWLDNVVAIAAGGSHTLAIKRDGTVWSWGANNKGQLGNGTYKSSYIPTCVKGLNKAVLVEAGSQHSLAVDKDGTVWVWGFIESVWSEKNTKDILSPLPIKIGKLNDITEIAGGLDYILVLRKDGNIWGCGNDFYFRKFTDSSVSSVTKLIRLDNIKNVRSIAAGYFHSLAVRTDGTVWSWGDTNLDNKEKYLNFSEKPVKIKGLSGVVKVAAGKYHSLALKKDGTVWSWGYNAYGQLGNGTRETSFVPVRVKGLNNVVAIAAGDYHSMALKKDGTVWVWGSNIRGQLGRRNIEFSTVPLKVEKLDNVVAIAAGDTHSVALKKDGTVWVWGIECDRDLSKEILSSSSIPVQIKFR, encoded by the coding sequence ATGAGAAAAATAAAGTATGCAGTATTATTGTTTTTAATTTTTAGTTTTCTAAGTATGACCTTATCAAATGCAAATTCAAAGAATAAAGAAAACAGCAAAGAGTTGCAGGGAGAAAATTTTAAGGTTATTTCATCAGGTGCCGGGAGTCTTCACACGTTGGCAATTAAAGATGATGGAACAGTGTGGGCATGGGGATATAATGGTTTTGGGCAGCTTGGCAATGGCACATATAAAGATTCGTGTATTCCTGTTCGTGTTAAGGGGCTCAAGGATGTGGTGGCAGTATCAGCAGGGACGTTTCATTCTTTGGCGTTAAAGAAGGATGGGAGTGTATGGATTTGGGGTCATACTAACTATGGACAGAGAAAAAGCGATGTATATAGAGATTTTACAACACCAGTGAAGGTAAAAGAACTAAAAAATATAGTTGCGATTGCAGCTGGGTGGGATTTTTCATTGGCTGTTGGTTCTGACGGAAGCGTTTGGGCATGGGGTATAAACAATCATGGGGAGCTTGGAATTGGGAGTTTAAAACCATCAGCTGTTCCAGTAAAGGTGAAAGGGTTAAAAGATGTAGTAGCAGTTTCAGCAGGACTTTATCATTCATTGGCACTGAAACGTGATGGTACTGTTTGGAGTTGGGGATATAATGAAGATGGTGAGCTCGGGAACAGACCAACTGAAGATTATACTGTTTCTGTTCCTGTCCGTGTAAAGGGATTATCTGATGTTATAGCAATCTCAGCAGGTGGTTTTCATTCTATAGCACTAAATAAAGATGGCGCTGTTTGGATTTGGGGTGGAGGTATAATTGAGAAAAATGGGAAAATAGATAATTCATATATTCCTGTACGTATAAGATGGTTAAATAAGGTTGTAGCTATTGCTGCCGGTTATCGTCATTCAATAGCATTGAAAGATGATGGGACAGTATGGGTATGGGGACATAATTCTTATGGTGTGCTTGGTAGTAATGTTGGTGAGCATTCATTTTTGCCTGTTCAGGTTAAGGGTTTAAAGAACGTTGTAGCAGTTGCCGCAGGCAGATTGCATTCAGTTGCTTTAACAAAAAATGGTACTATTTGGGCATGGGGGAATAATGCTTTTGGTCAGCTGGGAAGAGAGAATAATAGCTTTTCTTTAAATCTTCCATATAAAGTGAAATGGCTTGACAATGTTGTAGCAATTGCTGCGGGTGGTTCTCATACGTTAGCAATAAAAAGAGATGGAACAGTTTGGTCATGGGGTGCTAATAACAAAGGTCAGCTTGGTAACGGGACTTATAAATCTTCGTATATTCCTACGTGTGTAAAGGGACTAAACAAAGCTGTGTTAGTGGAGGCTGGATCTCAACATTCATTAGCAGTAGATAAAGATGGCACTGTTTGGGTATGGGGATTTATTGAAAGTGTGTGGAGTGAAAAAAATACTAAAGATATATTATCTCCACTACCAATAAAGATTGGAAAATTAAACGATATTACGGAAATAGCTGGTGGATTAGATTACATATTGGTTTTAAGAAAAGATGGGAACATATGGGGGTGTGGTAATGATTTTTATTTTCGCAAATTTACCGACAGTTCAGTAAGTTCTGTGACTAAATTAATACGTTTAGATAATATAAAAAATGTGAGGTCAATTGCAGCAGGTTACTTTCATTCATTGGCTGTGAGAACTGATGGGACTGTTTGGTCATGGGGTGATACTAATTTAGATAATAAAGAGAAATATCTTAATTTTTCAGAAAAGCCAGTTAAAATAAAGGGATTGAGTGGAGTAGTAAAAGTAGCGGCTGGTAAATATCATTCTTTGGCTTTGAAAAAGGATGGTACTGTTTGGAGTTGGGGATATAATGCTTATGGTCAGCTTGGGAATGGGACAAGAGAGACATCTTTTGTTCCTGTACGTGTGAAAGGTCTAAACAATGTAGTAGCAATTGCTGCAGGGGATTACCATTCAATGGCACTGAAAAAAGATGGAACTGTTTGGGTATGGGGTTCAAACATTAGAGGGCAGCTTGGTAGAAGAAATATAGAATTTTCAACAGTTCCTTTAAAAGTAGAAAAGCTTGACAATGTTGTGGCAATTGCTGCAGGAGATACTCATTCAGTAGCGCTTAAAAAAGATGGAACAGTATGGGTGTGGGGGATTGAATGTGACAGAGATCTTAGCAAAGAGATTCTTTCCTCTTCATCTATTCCGGTACAAATAAAATTCAGATGA